One Equus asinus isolate D_3611 breed Donkey chromosome 19, EquAss-T2T_v2, whole genome shotgun sequence genomic region harbors:
- the DUSP28 gene encoding dual specificity phosphatase 28, translated as MDSELAGRREAAPPAPPPFVRVAPSLFLGSARAAAGPELLARAGVTLCVNVSRQQPGPSAPGVGELRVPVFDDPAEDLLVHLEPTCAAMEAAVRAGGACLVYCKNGRSRSAAVCTAYLMRHRGLGLEAAFQAVKSARPVAEPNPGFWAQLRKYEEALQSRSLLPRSARDSEP; from the exons ATGGACTCGGAACTAGCCGGCCGCCGTGAGGCcgccccgcccgcgccgccgccgttCGTGCGCGTGGCGCCGTCGCTCTTCCTCGGGAGTGCGCGCGCCGCGGCCGGGCCGGAGCTGCTGGCGCGCGCGGGCGTCACCCTGTGCGTCAATGTCTCGCGCCAGCAGCCTGGGCCGAGCGCGCCCGGCGTGGGCGAGCTGCGCGTGCCCGTGTTCGACGACCCGGCCGAGGACCTGCTGGTGCACCTGGAGCCCACCTGCGCCGCCATGGAGGCCGCGGTGCGCGCCGGCGGCGCCTGCCTCGTCTACTGCAAGAACGGCCGCAGCCGCTCGGCCGCCGTCTGCACTGCCTACCTCATGCGGCACCGCGGCCTCGGCCTGGAGGCGGCCTTCCAG GCCGTGAAGAGCGCGCGCCCCGTGGCCGAACCCAACCCGGGCTTCTGGGCTCAGCTGCGGAAGTACGAGGAGGCCCTGCAGTCCCGGTCCCTCCTGCCGCGGAGCGCCCGGGACAGCGAGCCCTAG